The genomic stretch cgtttagaattagaatagattagagagacacttgatttactaattttggggagcattaggagtactcagtagtgtacagtgcagagttttgctgatagtgaccagtgaccaccacttttatttataatccgttctctgcctgaaaaaagcgatacacagcacacagtgactcagtcacataccatatctgtgtgcactgctcaggctcaggccagtgtgctgcatcatctatatatattatatatctgtctgactgctcagctcacacagcttataattgtgggggagactggggagcactactgcagtgccagttataggttatagcaggagccaggagtacataatattatattaaaattaaacagtgcacacttttgctgcaggagtgccactgccagtgtgactagtgaccagtgacctgaccaccagtatataatattagtagtatactatctctttatcaaccagtctatattagcagcagacacagtacagtgcggtagttcacggctgtggctacctctgtgtcggcactcggcagcccgtccataattgtatataccagtgacctaaccgtggtttctttttctttctttatagtcatactagttacgagtatactatctctttatcaaccagtctatattagcagcagacacagtacagtgcggtagttcacggctgtggctacctctgtgtcggcactcggcagcccgtccataattgtatataccacctaaccgtggtttttttttctttctttatacatacatactagttacgagtatactatctctttatcaaccagtctatatattagcagcagacacagtacagtgcgttagttcacggctgtggctacctctgtgtcggcactcggcagcccgtccataattgtatataccacctaaccgtggtttttttttctttctttatacatacatactagttacgagtatactatctctttatcaaccagtctatatattagcagcagacacagtacagtgcggtagttcacggccgtggctacctctgtgtcggcactcggcagcccgtccataattgtatataccacctaaccgtggtttttttttctttctttatacatacatactagttacgagtatactatctctttatcaaccagtctatatattagcagcagacacagtacagtgcggtagttcacggctgtggctacctctgtgtcggcactcggcagcccgtccataattgtatataccacctaaccgtggtttttttttctttctttatacatacatactagttacgagtatactatctctttatcaaccagtctatatattagcagcagacacagtacagtgcggtagttcacggctgtggctacctctgtgtcggcactcggcagcccgtccataattgtatataccacctaaccgtggtttttttttctttctttatacatacatactagttacgagtatactatctctttatcatcaaccagtctatatattagcagcagacacagtacagtgcggtagttcacggctgtggctacctctgtgtcggcactcggcagcccgtccataattgtatataccacctaaccgtggtttttttttctttctttatacatacatactagttacgagtatactatctctttatcaaccagtctatatattagcagcagacacagtacagtgcggtagttcacggctgtggctacctctgtgtcggcactcggcagcccgtccataattgtatactagtatccaatccatccatctccattgtttacctgaggtgccttttagttgtgcctattaaaatatggagaacaaaaatgttgaggttccaaaattagggaaagatcaagatccacttccacctcgtgctgaagctgctgccactagtcatggccgagacgatgaaatgccagcaacgtcgtctgccaaggccgatgcccaatgtcatagtacagagcatgtcaaatccaaaacaccaaatatcagtaaaaagcctctttttttctttgcgtcatgtgctgtttggggagggttttttggaagggacatcctgcgtgacactgcagtgccactcctagatgggcccggtgtttgtgtcggccactagggtcgctaatcttactcacacagctacctcattgcgcctctttttttctttgcgtcatgtgctgtttggggagggttttttggaagggacatcctgcgtgacactgcagtgccactcctagatggaaaaaaaggaaaaagaggtaatggtggcgctggcaggcctgtgtgtgtgtgcaccctgggattagctgccacctggtgaggaggtagccggcctcctcaacaAACAAAGCAATTAGGAAAATTACCAGGTCGGCGCTTAATTAGGAAAATTACCAGGTCGGCGCTTTAATTAGGAAAATTACCAGGTCGGCGCTTTAATTAGGAAAATTACCAGGTCGGCGCTTTAATTAGGAAAATTACCAGGTCGGCGCTTtagtcctagatgggcccggtgtttgtgtcggccactagggtcgcttatcttactcacacagcgacctcggtgcaaattttaggactaaaaataatattgtgaggtgtgaggtattcagaatagactgaaaatgagtgtaaattatggtttttgaggttaataatactttgggatcaaaatgacccccaaattctatgatttaagctgttttttagtgtttttggaaaaaaacacccgaatccaaaacacacccgaatccgacaaaaaaaattcggtgaggttttgccaaaacgcgttcgaacccaaaacacggccgcggaaccgaacccaaaaccaaaacacaaaacctgaaaaatttcaggcgctcatctctagtattaatacataatcataaatatactgtaggtataatatCAAGAAACTACATCAATATCTTACCGAATATTGTAGCATCACTTGAGCACTCTGGATCGGGGAATCTCAGGACGATCGTCTCAAGGGGAAATTCGGTATTCACACGCAGCACGTCTGCTAGCGTCTCAGGTGGATTCCGAAATTCCCCTAACATTCCCCGTCCTTTATACAAAACTAAAAACACAATCTATCCATATGTGGGTACATTCCGGAGGTTCTGAAACATCTTATCTAACTGAAAATGACAACTTGAGTCCTTGTCTATAACAAACTGAAAATAACAACACGAGTCCTTGTCTATTCTAAGAATCCTTCTTCTAGCATGAGACAAACACCCTTTCATAAGACAAACACCCTTGCTATTCTCTTGTATTTATATGGCATAGTTACTGCGGCACAAAATGGAAGTCAGTCAGAAACCTCACTCTCACCCTTTCATATCACACTCGTATCACACCGGGGCGCTCAGACTAATGTTGCCAGGTGTCCCGTTACTAAGCAATGGGGAGTTGGCGGCTCCGCTGTCAGTGACTGAGCGAGCCGGGCGTATTCCACACCCTGATCTGGTCCGGGGGGCTTGCATCTTCtaagttttttctctctctctctctctctctctctctctcctcccccctcccccgtgtATTGCTTCAGGAACGAAGTTTGTAAGTATTTATTTTCAttcttacaggtacccctattggattctactggacaagtggacgtgatcggcgtgggatgtaggtaagtaatctctccctcatttttacaggtactcctattgaattctactggacaagtggacgttatcggcgtgggatgtaggtaagtatgtgtgagtgtgttttaatacatttttgctTTCAaggtgtgtgcgttgtgtttttatttgggtatttttgttgttgtagaactacaggtaccagcgggcccgttatttcccggcatgctggtacttgaggttctccaagtaccagcaagcgggggaggcttgctgggccttgtagttccacaacaaaaaacaatattcttttttttaaacacttatggctatcagcctggcacccactgcccaggggtgctggggacagcctcagccttcacccctggcccttgggtgcctggagggggtacctcatgatttaaggggttcccactcctccagggaacaccggccaggggtgactagttgggggggggggggggtaattccacggccgcagggacctacataaatgtgtcccccggctgtggcatcatgtccctggctagtggagcccggtgcaggttttaaaaatatgggggatccctacatcttttgtcccccgtatttttagaaccaggactggactaagagtccggtgctggttgtctaaatacggggaacccctgtccaatttttcccccagtatttaaacaaccaggaccggctcaaatagtccgaggctggttatacttaggaggggggacctcacgcattttttttttacattttttaaaccaATCAGACCCTTttccaaaattgcattcatgtcctcctcctactcccttcccagtcccaaacactcatttttatttattttttctataaaaatttacaatatatcacaagtatgttgagcaggcaggcagcgggcattggcggcatcggactgaggtgcaaattagtggcagagggctgggtcagttgatggtgggcgagtttgtaagccattggtggtgggagcgggcatcggctcagaggcagtagcgggcattggctcggcggcggtaggggtcattggcaggattcggcagacattatggctgtagtgcctcaccagccactgacctcaccgcacaccactgtatTAAACAGTGTATTTATAAAAGTACAGTATAGTGTatacaaagtcacaaaatgttgtgactttgtttacaatatactttatccctttaaaagtccttgagtgctgccccttttctctgtatatgtacagtataagatgcaattcaccccagcccacctagtgaccACCTGAATCTCCCCTTGGTAGgtaggtgtgtttgtgtgtgtgtgtgtgtgtgtgtgtgtgtgtgtgtgtgtgtgtgtgtgtgtgggggggagggtttgcaggttagggagcGCTAGGATgatgctttgcctagggtgcatagagaccttacaCAGGCCTTGcttacgaagcagggaagctgttgccagcagcttccctgaaaataaaaaacctaacaaagtcttttccagcagaactctggagagctccactATCATGCGTCCAGTCtcaccgggcacaatttctaaactgaggtctggaggaagggtatagagggaggagccagttcacactgtggaaaagtcttaaagtgccgaaggctcttgcgaatccgtctataccccatggtactaataggagcccagcatcatctaggacgttagagaaatgtcaaTGTGAAACATAATGAACTGAAACCACGAAGAGCACAAATTATATATAAGCAGctgaagtacagatggagccatgctagtcgtggtTCCGTCTGTAACTAGGGGCGCGCCTATCGCTGAGAACGTCTCCACCCGGCCGGGCGCGCGTGACGGAGACGCACCccgttcacttgaatggagagcgtctcagtCCATGCGCCCAGATAGAGACTCtcacaatgggagcgtctctgtgcactccaggAGTGACCAGGCGGACGTATCGCCCAGTCACGCCAgaagtgcacgcctgtgatggggcCGCCTCAGattagcgcggctccatctgtacccgACATTGCCCAGGTTTAAATGTTAAAGTTATTAACGTATCAAGGAGTTAGATGGAACTGTCAATATTTTACAAataattagcagctcttccaacacaccaatgaggtggctgcccagtgtcgtttttttttttcttggggtgtcgccggtagccctaatccccagctctcattttttttttataataaccttTACCACCAACGGTGTTCCTGCCGGCTGGCCCAAGTGGTGTTTCTGCCGGCCCAAGTGATGTATCTACCAGCCCAAGTGGTGTTTCTACAGCCATCTACGTGCTAATTCTAGAAATGTGTAAGAATTTGCACTGGCACGAGCTGTAGCACTGATCTCATGTGCAGACTGTAAATTCTTTGCCATAGGGACCATGCGGGGCAAATTAATCAGCGGTGCCATAGTGCGTCTCATAATAAACTGCATGTCTTTCTGCAGCACCGCGCCCCCCCTGCCCCTCTCAGCAGTACCATGGGGGGCACTGTTTCTCTCCACCCGCGTCTGGATGAATTTGGCCTTGCTCCCATAGGTCATTGTGCTGCGTGACTCTTCAAAGGCACTATCTGCAGGGCTGACGTGTGCAATCATGACCATTCTACTTTTTCCGCTCAGTGCGCCCTTTAGCAGCCAGGTCAGTTTACTGTCCCGATAGTTTATATGGCTGCCTGGTTTCTCGCGCAGTGCCATGATGCACTTCCTGAGGGCGAGGAGGGAGCGGTTGATGTAACCTCCTTCTTTCATGGTCTTGCCACTGTTTGTAGTCTGGCTTGCTCGCTCTGATCCTGCCAGGTCCACCATGTACAGGCGGCCTGTGCTAACCCCATCACTGCCTGTTTGTTTTACAGTGATTTGTAATATGGCATGGGAGCGTGATGAGGTCTTATTAGCTGCTGTTGTTGTTTCAGAGCGCCTTTTGTTTCCCATCTTCAGCAGATTCATGGCCTCCTCAGGAGTGCTAGGGGAGAACGCAGTAATCCCTAGTATTTTGGTGTTACCATAAGGATCCTCTCTGAGGGCCAAAGATCCAGAAGAAGGTCTTAATAGGTCCCGGATTGTTTCATTGTAGATCTCAGCATATGACAATGATACAGAGAAATTATCTCTCCTTCCGGTCTCCTCAATCGTCTTATACAGGTCCTTCAGGGTGCGATAAATCATTCCGGGCTCGCGAGGCTTACCCATCATAGTATAGGTCTTCCCTGTGCCTGTTGGGCCGTAGGCGAATATGGCAGCATTGTACCCAGCTAGGATGTCATCCACTATGTTCTTCATCGTGGAATCATATACATTTTCCTGAGTAGCTGCCTGATCGAACACGTGGTTAAAGGTGAATGTTGTTTCTCTTGTCCTGCTCGAGCGCAGTACGTCATAAGGATCCTCGCCAGGGTCCTTCAGTAGCAGCGTCTGCGGACCAAGTTGGTGTGTGATGCACTGGGCTCGATTCTTAGTCTCCATCAAATTAAATGGACGGATGCGCAGAGCCACAGTCACCTGATGGTCTATAGCGTTCTTCTGTTTAGTATTCATCTTCTCTTGATTCTAATATCAGAAAAGCGAAAGAAAATTATCTGTGTGTTGGCACAAGTCCAGCAATATCAGATATGAGCCAGGAAGCAGCCAGCTGCCTGTTCTATACCCATCAGctgcattatgacatcattatgacatcacaatcagctGCACTATGACATCACTATGACATaggcacacaccaccaccaccacatatacacacacatagtacacactacacacatactgttcacatagcatatatacagtacacacaccaccaccaccacatatacacatacatacacacaccaccaccaccacatatacacatacacacaccaccaccaccaccaccacatatatgcCAGGGACGTGcactcaggggaggcaggggaggcagtgcatccctgtgattaattattgaaATCAtacaaaaagatacttatgacacatagt from Pseudophryne corroboree isolate aPseCor3 chromosome 5, aPseCor3.hap2, whole genome shotgun sequence encodes the following:
- the LOC134929436 gene encoding kinesin-like protein KIF19, with amino-acid sequence MNTKQKNAIDHQVTVALRIRPFNLMETKNRAQCITHQLGPQTLLLKDPGEDPYDVLRSSRTRETTFTFNHVFDQAATQENVYDSTMKNIVDDILAGYNAAIFAYGPTGTGKTYTMMGKPREPGMIYRTLKDLYKTIEETGRRDNFSVSLSYAEIYNETIRDLLRPSSGSLALREDPYGNTKILGITAFSPSTPEEAMNLLKMGNKRRSETTTAANKTSSRSHAILQITVKQTGSDGVSTGRLYMVDLAGSERASQTTNSGKTMKEGGYINRSLLALRKCIMALREKPGSHINYRDSKLTWLLKGALSGKSRMVMIAHVSPADSAFEESRSTMTYGSKAKFIQTRVERNSAPHGTAERGRGGAVLQKDMQFIMRRTMAPLINLPRMVPMAKNLQSAHEISATARASANSYTFLELARRWL